One genomic window of Gossypium hirsutum isolate 1008001.06 chromosome D11, Gossypium_hirsutum_v2.1, whole genome shotgun sequence includes the following:
- the LOC107948413 gene encoding shikimate kinase 1, chloroplastic → MEAGVACKLNYPTWIRFGRKSTGSLRFDRIAKQEHKTRVVVSAHFPVQTSSNRHRSVSLEVSCSSYTNFSASTMETGSIHAPYDEALMLKNKSLEVEPYLNGHSIYLVGLMGSGKTTVGKILSHVLGYSFCDSDILIEQEVNGMSVAEIFKLHGESFFRKKETEVLQRLSSKKQLVVSTGGGAVVLDVNWDYMQKKGIVVWLDVPLEALAQRIAAVGTHSRPLLHYEDGDPYTKALKRLSYLLEQRGKNYAKANARVSLEEIAGKLGYRDVSDLTPTEIAIEALEQIEVYLKEEDGMAIAGL, encoded by the exons ATGGAGGCAGGAGTTGCATGCAAGTTGAATTATCCGACATGGATTAGGTTTGGGAGAAAATCGACTGGTTCTTTGCGGTTCGATCGGATAGCGAAGCAAGAACACAAGACCCGGGTGGTTGTTTCGGCCCACTTTCCGGTTCAGACATCTTCCAATCGACATAGATCAGTCTCTTTGGAGGTTTCCTGCTCTTCCTATACGAACTTTTCAG CTTCAACAATGGAAACTGGCAGCATTCATGCACCTTATGATGAAGCTTTAATGTTAAAG AATAAGTCACTAGAGGTTGAGCCATATTTAAATGGGCACAGTATATATCTTGTTG GATTGATGGGCTCTGGAAAAACTACAGTGGGCAAAATTCTCTCCCATGTACTCGGTTATTCATTTTGTGACAG TGACATATTAATAGAGCAGGAGGTGAATGGAATGTCTGTAGCTGAAATATTTAAGCTTCATGGGGAGAGTTTCTTCAGAAAAAAGGAG ACTGAGGTATTACAGAGGCTCTCTTCAAAGAAACAACTTGTTGTTTCTACTGGTGGAGGTGCAGTTGTACTGGATGTGAACTG GGACTATATGCAGAAGAAGGGGATTGTTGTTTGGTTAGATGTACCTTTGGAAGCCTTGGCACAAAGGATTGCTGCAGTAGGTACTCATTCTCGTCCCCTTTTGCATTATGAAGATGGTGATCCATATACAAAG GCTTTAAAACGTCTGTCTTACCTTTTGGAGCAGAGGGGTAAAAATTATGCTAAAGCAAATGCCAGGGTTTCATTGGAAG AAATTGCTGGCAAACTAGGTTATAGAGATGTATCAGATCTTACTCCAACAGAGATCGCAATCGAg GCATTGGAACAAATTGAAGTGTATCTAAAGGAGGAAGATGGCATGGCCATTGCAGGATTATAG